ATTCTGGCCAGGTCTACAAATACATTACTAAGCCTTGGGATCCCAATGAACTCAAAGCCGTTGTCGAACGCGCCGCAGAAACCTATGAGTTACTGAACCAACGCACCGCAGAACTTAATCGTGCTCAGGCTCAAACCCAACTGTTAGCAACGATTATGGAAGTCGCACAAGTCGCTACTAATCAAGAAAGTCTATTGACAACTATTGCTGAAGCGGTAGCCAAACAGTTCCAAGCGGATGTTTGCATTTTACAATCCATTCAAGACAATCAACTGGCTCCGACAGTAGGTCATTATAGTGGTGCGGGTGTTGGGGAAAACTGGTTAGACCGTGATCCTATCGTCCAAGAAGCCCTAACAACGCGAAGTGTACAGGCTTCTATTAATATTACGGCTGATGCCACCTTAGCAACTCTCCCTCACTACCAAAGTTCAGGAATTCAAGCCCATATTAATGCTCCCATTCGCTATCGAGATCGTCAAATTGCTCTATTATCAATACAGTGGAAGCATCCTTGTCAGATGAGTCCCGATGATTTAACCACCATTTATTTAGTTGCCCAACAAATCGCCTTGGCTGTTATCAGCCTTGACCATTAATCCCCAAACTTAAAATGATCAACGAACACAACCGCGTTCAAGACATCTTTAATCGCATCGCACCGGTCTATGATCAGTTAAATGACGGGTTAAGTTTGGGACAACATCGGATTTGGAAAAAAATGGCAGTGGGCTGGAGTGGTTCAAAATTAGGAGATACAGCCCTAGATTTATGTTGTGGAAGTGGAGATTTAGCCCTATTATTAGCCCAACAAGTGGGAGAAACGGGACAGGTATTTGGAGTGGATTTTTCTAATTGTCAATTAGAAATTGCTAAATATCGACCTCAACCCTTTACCATTCCATCGGCTGCGATCGCTTGGGTAGAAGCGGATGTCTTAGCTTTGCCCTTTGCCGATAATACCTTTGACTGTGCCACTATGGGGTATGGTTTGCGGAATGTTCCCGATATTCCTCGCAGTCTCCAAGAACTGTATCGAGTCCTTAAGCCTGGATCAACGGCGGCGATTTTGGATTTTCATCGTCCTTCGAGTTCCCTACTGCGTACCTTTCAACAATGGTATTTGGATCAAATTGTTGTTCCCGCCGCAGAACGATTAGGTTTTAAAGAAGAATACGCTTATATTAACCCTAGTTTAGATAAATTTCCCATGGGCAATGAACAAGTAATATTAGCCCAGGAAGCCGGATTTTCTCAAGCCACACATTACCCGATTGCAAGCGGTATGATGGGAGTATTAGTGATAACTAAACCCCATTAAGCAATTAGCAAAGCTGCTCTGTTCCCTTGATTGGATGGGTAAAAAAACTGATAGCGGTTAGCTAGGGTGAAGGCTCACTCATAGTTTTTTGCGATAAGAATGGCTAATTTTTCTGATCTGTGGGTTTTAATTACGCCCCCAATTGTGGGGGGAATTATTGGTTATTTTACCAATGATTTAGCGATTAAAATGTTATTTCGTCCGTACCGACCCCTACAGGTTTATGGTCGAAGGGTTCCGTTTACTCCGGGTTTGATTCCTCGAAATCAAGACCGTTTAGCAAAACGGATTTCTGATACTATTATGGGGTCATTATTGACTCCAGAGGAGTTACAAAATTTAGCGCGTCGGTTGCTGGAAACCGAACGAATGCAAGCGGCTATTAATTGGTTTTTAAGATTGGCATTAGATCAAGTTAAATCTGATACAGAGCAAAAAACTGCTAAGATTTTATCAGGAATTTTACATGATTTTATTGGGGAGTCTTTACCTAGAATTTTAAGAGTTTTAGCCCGGAGAGATGATTTTTTGGCTCCTCAAATCAATCAAATTTTTGATCAAGTGTTATTAGAATTTCAACTTAGTGATAAACAATCAGAACAGTTATCAGAATGGATTTTAGAGGTTGTGTTACCTCCAGAAGTCTTGCGACAAGCTTTAATTGATTTTCTCACAGATCGCAATATTTCAATTATTGATGAGGGATTCCGCGAACAAAGCAGTGGAACTTATTGGGTTGTTGCCAATTTATTAGGATTACGCAATAGTTTAACTCGGCTGCGAACTTTTTGTTTAGATGAAAAAGAAGAAACAAATCGACGACTAGCGGAATTAATTAAATCGTTAGGATTAGGAATAAGGCTGCAAGAATGGTTACAGAATATTACCTTGCAAAATTTACCTGTTTCTACCGTTAAACAACTGCGAAAAACCCTACGAGATGCCGTTAAAGTTTATATTCAGGAACAAGGAATTGATGTCATGCAAGGGTTAAGCCAATCCATTGATTGGGATCATCTTTCAACGTTGATTTTAAAACGATTACAAACCTCTCCTGTGATGAATACATCTTTAGAGTTAGTGAGTCAAGAATTAGCCTTACTTCTGGAACGATATTTAGAACAGGATTTAGAAAAAATTATGACTCAAGTGATTCCCATTCTCAATATTGAACAGGTGATTATTGATCGAGTTAACGGAACTTCCCCGGAAAATTTGGAAGCTGCTATTAACGGTATCGTTAAAAGTGAATTACAGGCGATTGTTAATTTAGGGGGAATTTTAGGCATTATTGTGGGGCTATTGCAGACGCTTTTGTTAATATTACGATAGCGTTTATCTTTTCTAATTTTGTGAATGAATATGACAACTCCTAAATCAAAACTCAGTCCTGAAATCTATGCGCGTCTGAAAGCAGAAGCAAAGGCTCCCTATCGGGGTTTGCGACAGTTTATTTATGTTGGTTTTGGGGCTTCCGGTTTAATTGGTGCGTTTGTGTTCTTGGCCCAACTATTAGCGGGGCGGAATATTGAATCTGCGTTACCGAACTTAGCCTTACAAGTGGGAGTGGTAGCTCTGATGGTGGGGTTGTTTCGTTGGGAACAACGGGCCAATCGCCGGATATCTGGCCCAAAGTAACATAACGACACATTTCTCAATCAACCAAAACAAGACGCAATCAAAAGAAAATAAAGAAAATATTACGAAATTAAGGTTTCGTCATAATCCCTGAGAAGATTAAGTTTAGTGAATCAAATGGGGTCAGTTTTATAAAGACCCTAAAAGATAAATCCACTTTAATGCTTCAAATGGGGTCAGCTTTTATAAAGACCCTAACCATAGGAAAATCCATTCATAAAAACCTAGAGGTCAGCTTCCAAGGTACGGAAGCTGGCTTTCTTGTTTTAAAATTCCACTGCGCCGGAGATTTTGGATTGATCGATTTCATTCCCCACCACCGTAAGGGTGTAACCGCGTGTCGCATTATACACATCATAGCGACCATTACTCCGAATAATATTTTGACCGGGACTGGTGGCTGTTCCTAAATCAGGTTGAGCTTGGGAGATCGCAACAACTCCATCTCGTTCATTATTTTCAATTAAATTATTGCGGAGGATGGGTTTGGCTTGGTGAGAAATCACAATTCCATCCCGATTTTCAATAATTTTATTTTCCGTAATGGCAGGGGTTGCTTCGTCATTAATCGAGATGCCAAACCCTGTATTTTGGAAAATATTATTGCGAATTTCTCCCCGTCCTGAACGAGCAATCGAAATTCCATTTCCAGCATTTTGAGTAAAGATATTACTGGTCACTTTAGGGTTGCCTTCGGCACTAATAAAAACCCCATCTCGCTTGCTATTAATAAACGTACAGTTACTCACCGTAGGATTAGAAGATTCTATCCATAAAGCCGTTCCACGAGTATTCGGATTCGTTAAAGTTAACCCTAAAATTTGACTGTTTCCTTCCGTTCTAATGGTGGCATTTTGTCGAGCAAAAGTAGGACTAACAAAATTACCGCCGCCCATAATAACAGTATTTTGGCCATTGGTAGACACATCTCCTTGTAATGTGATTCCCTCTGGGAGAACGATGGGAAAACTCTCTCCGGTTTCTTGGCTATAGGTTCCGGGGTTAACTTGAATCACCGTACCCGGTTGGGCTTTTTGGACAGCATAGCTAATCGAACGATAGGGGCCAGCTTGACTTCCTGTGGAAGCACCGCTATCAATTCCACTGCTAGAATCAACATAAATCACGGAACCTTGGGCCAAATTTTGGGAAATTGAACGGGGATAGGGTGGAATCCTCTGGAGATTGGCCAAAACTGGAGTTTCTAAACTCGCTATTAGTCCGAGCCCCACCATTGTCGTCACCCAACCCCTGCTTTTGTAAAGCCTAGAGGGAATGGATAAAGTCAATCGTTGTATCGGGTTAGGTTGATTGCACATATGGTATTGATGGGTTGTCCTGATCAAGAGCGGATTTTCCTCCAGGGGGTTCCTGTCCCAGATTTGATTAGAACAATCGACCTTTGGGATGAATCGCGCTTGATTCTTTTAACTCCAAGCATTTTAGCCGATTCAGATCAATGGATTTTGTTTTTTCTAAGATTAAAGATAATTCTCTGGGAACATCTCAGCCGTGGGATAAGTCAATGAGGCTAGACTTTATCTTGCGTTCGTTTCGGCGGTAGTTTAGGGTTGTTGTCAAGAAGAGAGTTTTAAACGAAG
The sequence above is a segment of the Planktothrix tepida PCC 9214 genome. Coding sequences within it:
- a CDS encoding response regulator, whose amino-acid sequence is MEVEIPQLESVKRQLMNHQRPKKPKMLVVDDEPDNLDLLYRTFRRNFNVFKAESGVRALEILEDEGEVAVIISDQRMPEMKGTEFLSKTVPQFPNTVRIILTGFTDIEDLVDAINSGQVYKYITKPWDPNELKAVVERAAETYELLNQRTAELNRAQAQTQLLATIMEVAQVATNQESLLTTIAEAVAKQFQADVCILQSIQDNQLAPTVGHYSGAGVGENWLDRDPIVQEALTTRSVQASINITADATLATLPHYQSSGIQAHINAPIRYRDRQIALLSIQWKHPCQMSPDDLTTIYLVAQQIALAVISLDH
- the ubiE gene encoding bifunctional demethylmenaquinone methyltransferase/2-methoxy-6-polyprenyl-1,4-benzoquinol methylase UbiE is translated as MINEHNRVQDIFNRIAPVYDQLNDGLSLGQHRIWKKMAVGWSGSKLGDTALDLCCGSGDLALLLAQQVGETGQVFGVDFSNCQLEIAKYRPQPFTIPSAAIAWVEADVLALPFADNTFDCATMGYGLRNVPDIPRSLQELYRVLKPGSTAAILDFHRPSSSLLRTFQQWYLDQIVVPAAERLGFKEEYAYINPSLDKFPMGNEQVILAQEAGFSQATHYPIASGMMGVLVITKPH
- a CDS encoding DUF445 domain-containing protein; its protein translation is MANFSDLWVLITPPIVGGIIGYFTNDLAIKMLFRPYRPLQVYGRRVPFTPGLIPRNQDRLAKRISDTIMGSLLTPEELQNLARRLLETERMQAAINWFLRLALDQVKSDTEQKTAKILSGILHDFIGESLPRILRVLARRDDFLAPQINQIFDQVLLEFQLSDKQSEQLSEWILEVVLPPEVLRQALIDFLTDRNISIIDEGFREQSSGTYWVVANLLGLRNSLTRLRTFCLDEKEETNRRLAELIKSLGLGIRLQEWLQNITLQNLPVSTVKQLRKTLRDAVKVYIQEQGIDVMQGLSQSIDWDHLSTLILKRLQTSPVMNTSLELVSQELALLLERYLEQDLEKIMTQVIPILNIEQVIIDRVNGTSPENLEAAINGIVKSELQAIVNLGGILGIIVGLLQTLLLILR
- a CDS encoding DUF3493 domain-containing protein, which encodes MTTPKSKLSPEIYARLKAEAKAPYRGLRQFIYVGFGASGLIGAFVFLAQLLAGRNIESALPNLALQVGVVALMVGLFRWEQRANRRISGPK
- a CDS encoding DUF1565 domain-containing protein translates to MVGLGLIASLETPVLANLQRIPPYPRSISQNLAQGSVIYVDSSSGIDSGASTGSQAGPYRSISYAVQKAQPGTVIQVNPGTYSQETGESFPIVLPEGITLQGDVSTNGQNTVIMGGGNFVSPTFARQNATIRTEGNSQILGLTLTNPNTRGTALWIESSNPTVSNCTFINSKRDGVFISAEGNPKVTSNIFTQNAGNGISIARSGRGEIRNNIFQNTGFGISINDEATPAITENKIIENRDGIVISHQAKPILRNNLIENNERDGVVAISQAQPDLGTATSPGQNIIRSNGRYDVYNATRGYTLTVVGNEIDQSKISGAVEF